The genome window ACCAGATCAATATAGTTTGGACCGAGTTCCGGATAACGTCTTACTTGAGTCATGAAAAGCAACCATTGGCACCAGCTCAACAAAGGCTGAACTAGGAGATCTGGATTGAAGATTGGAAGAAATgacaaaaaccctaaattacCAAAGacgaataaaatcaattttaagagATACATAGATGGACGGGTCAACACTTTAATTGAACCAACAGTGTATTATGAtttccattaattaaattaattacgtttaacatattttatctattttttaatattaccctAAATATATAATCAGGTAATTAGGTAAAtaacttgatttcttttaacTTAATATTGGGACCAATTTTCAACAGGTGTCTTTTTTATTAGCCATGGCATTGGATCAAGAATTTTGTCATTACTCTATCATTTcccaataaaaatatgaatactaatagattttttttataaaaaatatgaataaatagAAGgggaaaatttcatttaatatctcGTAGTGTAGTCcataatttaattacctttgaaaaattaatattcacaTTCTAGGttagcaaaaaaatttaaatgtaataaaatgattaaactatctacatttataatatattaaatattataaatttatcatcaaattaaaaaaaataaaaaaagaagagaaatcaaTTGTGAAACCTTAATCAAACACCAAAATCGAATCTACATTAacatgaaaacattaaaatcttCATCAAACAATAGTTCTGCCACCAGAAAAACACACAAGCAACCACAAATCAAACTCTAGAGGGACAGAAGGAAATGAGAAATAGCAGGCTACTTTTGTTTATTGTCaccctttttaaaaatattagtgaaataccaaagtttaaaaaaattaatgaaataatacagTTTATACATGTCACGATCGagaaacacaatattaataatttgctactattcaaaataacaacattttaaaaaaatattataaaataaacagaagaggggaaagagaaaaaaaataaataaaaaaatagaccatAAATACACACTAAGACTCTAATTACAataccataaaaatctcaaagagATGAGTTcaacaacattaacaaaagTCATTAATGATAACCTGAATGAGCCATACTTGTTGCTAAAGGCAAGTTAACCACCCGTCATTTTTAGACAGTAAGTGTAGCATAGTCGAGTCACagctgataatttttttatgatgttattagatttgtattgttaaatttttttttattataacaataaataaagtttttatatattttcttaaattaattattcctttattttttttatatagtagcaataaaatattaatatatatttttttatttgaacttgattttcaaattcaggtttattaaaaaaaacataatattaataaaaaaagtatatatcaatacataaaaaagaaatatatagcccaagaaactttttaaaaagattcataaaaaaaaaagggtttgctTAACGCAATATTCTATACTTTgttgtcaaaataatttgatatatcaTGGTGACCTTTCTATATACATTAAATAAACCGTCTCATGTGTATActctaaatttttgttttttaatgcaagattttaaaattaaataacattatttattaactaaaaTATAAACCCACAACATAGTACCAACAATTAAGATTTGACCATAACATAttatatcattttcaatttaactctcacATCTTTAACTCCCCCTCccccctccaaaaaaaaataataataatattatttacgttagacaattttattttggaaatacattaaaataattttttttattttttaaaaattatttttaacattagaacatcaaaataatttgaaaataccaaaaaattattaatttgaaacaaaaaaaaaataaaatttttaaagcttttttaaaatatttttaaagcataaaaacaaacataacgtTACACAGCTCATTCAAAgctctaaaataaattataaagacaaTATTAATGTCAAATCATAATGAATATGCATATGTTGAGACACTAACCTGTCCCAAACGACAATTTTAGCATGAAGGAGAATTCAAGGAAATTTACCACAAATTCATGCTAAAATTGTCGTTTGGGACAGGTTAGTGTCTCAACATATGCATATTGAGTGAAATCTTTTAATTGCCAAAAAATAGTGGATGAATAAGGGGTGATATTGTTTGAAATTGATTATATATGaagcaaaattaacaaaatcaaaatatcagggtttaattaataatgaagTAATGTATTAAGGACTAAACTGAgttttcttaagaaatttttttatcgtctcttgtttttcaaaaaatagttTACATAAACGTCAGGGCTATATTTGATATTTCCCAAAACAAATAACTCCTCTCCCTCACCTCTCTCCTTATGTAGGTTAAACCccaaagcagcagcagcagcagcagcatcagcAGCAGCCAATATCCGCAACCATGGCGACTTACGATCTGACACCACGAATTGCACCAAATCTGGACCGCCACTTAGTATTTCCTCTGCTAGAATTCCTTCAAGAAAGTCAGCTTTACCCAGATGAGCAGATCTTAAAAGCCAAAATCGAGCTGTTGAACAAAACAAACATGGTTGATTACGCTATGGACATCCACAAGAGTCTTTACCGCACCGAAGAAGTGCCTCAAGGTAAGCAAAGAAAaacccatataaaaaatatgatttttaggaCACGTGCATGTAGATACAGTGAATTACTGGGTGTTTGATGCAGTAAATTGTTGAGATTTATAGAAAGTCTTTTAtttctaatagtttttttttttagataaaaggaGTGTGTTttgtgtattatttttattgctttggtgttttttttgctgcattaaatgtaataaaaagcccataatctttcttttaattccaATAAATTGTACCTGTACATATAGTGAATGCGtgtatttattgattaaattgtttgattgaaaaaaaaataaaataatttttggacACTATACACCTATGGATACAGCAAAAGTGTACGTATCTGTTTGATGAAATTGtgaaatttaacaaatatatttcattttcaagGCAGGAACGTTCTTTTATTAGAACTATAAATACTGTGAATTTGTTTGTGGGTTCAAATGTTGAAGGTTtgattcttgttgttgttgttggtgttaAGACATGATTGATAGGAGGGCAGAGGTAGTGGCTAGATTGAAGGCATTGGAGGAGGCTGCTGCACCCCTGGTAGAATTCTTGCAGAATGCGAGTGCTATGCAGGAGTTGAGGGCTGATAAGCAGTATAATCTTCAGATGCTTCATGAACGttatcaggtttttttttgtggacaTCTTCAGTCAAGAGAGGGTTACGTGTTGGTTTTCTTCCTATCTTGTTTTATGTGAATTGTTATGTAGGAATTATCTAGGAACTACAAGATATCTGAATTGATTTTAGGAACTCTGGGTTTGTAGTTTTTTCATGTTGCAACATTCAAGAGGGTATTTTTGTTACCATTAATAGTTAATAAGCAATGGTGACCATTTGTGTGAAAGCCAGTGATTTCAATGAAAAGAGCCAAAACCACTTTTATGTTCAGATTCAGATGTCCTACACCTGTTTTACATTCCAGACCATCAGTACACACATTGATTATGTGAAAATTGCTGCCCGTTTGCTATTTGTAATCCCCTGGTATTTCTGTCATCTAAAGTTCTGTGTTTTGGAAAGAGGGGTTTTCTTATTATGCTATCTAAACTCATTGAACAATAGTGCTCTCTCTAAACAGATTGGTCAGGAGCAGATTGAGGCATTGTATCAGTATGCCAAATTCCAATTTGAATGTGGAAACTACTCTGGTGCTGCTGACTATCTGTATCAGTACAGGGGCTTATGCAATAACAGTGAAAGGAGTTTGAGTGCTTTGTGGGGAAAGATGGCAGCTGAGATACTGATGCAAAACTGGGATATTGCTCTTGAAGAACTTAACCGGTTGAAAGAAATTATTGACTCAAAGGTTGTTTTCCACCACTCCTTGCTTTTCTGTTTGAGTTgtatgctttctttttccttttatttttcaagtaacaTGTGCTTATTGAGGATGCTCGTCTATTGCAGAGCTTCTCATCGCCTTTGAATCAGGTGCAAAGTAGAATATGGTTGATGCATTGGAGTCTCTTCATCTTTTTCAACAATGACAACGGAAGAACACAGATTATTGACTTGTTTAACCAGGACAAGTATGACTTGACCCCTTTTGCTCTGCATACATTTTCAACTATgacatgttttctatttttgctCTGACTGAAAAAATGACTTGTGGGTATTACTCAATTGAAACGTATTCTTATTCTGTAAAAATATAAGGAACCAGGAGTTAACCAACATCtctttataggtttttttcgCTTTGGACACGATTAATCTCTCAATTTAAGTAACTATCTTTTGTACCTTCTTAAGACAAAGGCTTACAGGATGATACAAATTGATCTTCCCATTTTATTTTAGGTATCTCAATGCCATTCAAACCAATGCACCCCATCTTTTGCGTTACCTAGCAACTGCATTCATTGTCAACAAAAGAAGACGACCTCAATTCAAGGATTTTATAAAGGTTATCCAGCAAGAGCAGCACTCTTACAAAGATCCTATCACAGAGTTTTTGGCATGTGTCTAtgttaattatgattttgatgagGCACAAAAGAAGATGAAGGAGTGCGAAGAAGTAAGCTTTTTATGCCCTAATGTGATTGGCATGTTAATATCCCTGTACAAGAAAGTTTGTGCTAATTGTGTCATTTAAGTTGTATTGATTTCCAATTTTCTGGATGCCCCCCCcccattttattcctttttgtCTTGGTTTTGCTTATTATGTTCTCTGATAATAAATTTTCCCTCTGATCGTTAACTCCTGGATAATGCTAACCTGTTATACTCATTATAGGTGATACTAAATGATCCTTTCCTTGGCAAACGTCTAGAAGATGGCAACTTTTCCAATGTGCTGTTGAGAGATGAGTTCCTTGAAAATGCCCGTCTATTTATCTTTGAAACCTATTGCCGGATACATCAGCGTATTGACATAGGGTATgtatattcattatttttaattgtttgctACAAATGTCACAAATAGAGTTGATTGGAACTCTGTCCCTTGAAAAACCATTCCTTTTTGAGTGGAGGGTCTAAACCGTTAGTTTGCTCTCATTGAATGTCTATCGGTCCAAACACTTTGCAGTGTTGACTTTGATGTACTTTTTATTGCTTCTGTTAAAATACTTATTCGAATTACTTGGCTGTTTACGGCAGAGTCCTTGCAGAGAAATTGAACTTGAATTTTGAGGAGGCTGAGAGATGGATTGTGAATCTCATCCGTAACTCCAAGCTTGATGCTAAGATTGATTCAGAATCAGGAACTGTTATTATGGAGCCCAACCATCCCAATGTGTAAGATTGCAGATACAGATTATTATATTTGTACACGGGAATGCTTATGATTCTTGTTACCTATTAGTCTTTTGGTCCTTTTATTCTCTGTACCTCCCATAATCTTTAGATGTCAGTTCCCAGGGGTCTCTTCTTTTCTTCGAAAATTGGGTGACAAATTTCTTTTGTCTTTCAGGTATGAGCAGTTGATAGATCACACCAAGGCATTATCAGGCCGTACTTCCAAGTCAGTCAGTCAGATTCTGGAGCATGCACATGCACAGGCTGCTCGATAGAGTTTCTTTGTAAAGACTCGGGGGACTTgtttgttttaagatttttggcatctgaattttgtttctctttggtTTGAGGAACAGACAAATTCGAGAAATTGTACTGATTAACCTTTCCCAGAAGCTCCAGAATTAGAGCAAATCTAGAGtagttattaattttgaaaggaGTTTATGTTTTGCTTGTTTGTATCAATGAAAAATCAATGCATCCtattttcagctgttattcacATCGGTAATTTATTTGACTGTTTATTTACCTTAAATAAATGAGCTCTCGAATCATATTAGGACCATTGAGATGGTGTTTGCATCAATAATCCTGtacgattttattttattttcgatACAGAAGCTGTTAGAACTGGTTGGAGAAATGCAGGTGTGACAGTGTCCTGAAAGAGACCTTGAGGCACTGTTACCTCAATGGAATTTTTTGCTAGCTTAGGGCTgttaaaaaaaccgattaacgagtgaactgggaaaaaaaattgaaccaacCAGCTAaaaattcacaatttttttgTCTGGTTCGGTTATGGTTTTAAAAGTCTAAAACTGATGCTCAGTTTGAACCCTAAACCGAGTATAAAAGGTTATTTTTCTCCGAACCCTTCTCTCAAACTCTCTCGCAGCCCTCCCCGTTCCTCTCTTCCCTCTTCTCTCTATCTTTGGCCTCTTATTTTGGTGCGGTTGGAGATGGAAAGACATTGAATACTCTTAGATTTCAATTACTTTTTTCACCATCCCCGACTCCCCATGGTGTTTGCTTGCTTGTTCGGTGTGTGACTGTGTGTAGACACATACATCACAAACGTGTGAGGACTCTGTGAGCTCCCACCATGACTGGCTAACCTTCTACTTTCCTTACTCTATGGTTCACGCATAGCcccttgcttttcttttattatattccCGTTATCATTTCCTATTCCGTATATTTTTCCACACTAAAGCTTTTGAAAAGAGAAACTAACATTGTTCATTCATGCATTTTGACTAGATTTTCCATTTGCTTTTTGGTGTTGTCGTCTCACACTCCCACCGAGACGCTCTTTTACTCCTTTGTGTAAATGAAGTGAAATGAGAATAGAtgtttataattatttcatcttgtttttttttttgttattttcaaaaagcGAATTTCCTTTggttaaatagtttttttttgggctattttgatttgctggctttaatttttttgggctatttttttgtttataaaaaaatattagcaatcgCGCTTATCCGTCGCTGCCAATGAACGACTCTCTTTTAAGGTGAGGTGCGTTTCAGCCAGCATAGCTATCCTATCATCTCCTAGTTCTGATCGGCTCACTCTCTTTCTAGGCTTCCAGATGGAAAAAGGGGATCTTAGTTCTAAGCACTAACACTCAAAACTTGTacatccatttattttttctttaatatataactTGCGAAGTTTTCTGTGGTGAAAAACTTTCCACCACCAACCAGGCAGGTGCAAGGCCAGGAGGTTACAGCAACGAAACAACctgcattttgtttttagacAATGCCCCTGTGGTATTTGTGGAAAACAAACTATTATAAGTTAAATCTTCCCTGTTTTCTCTATGGGGGTTGAATAAATAAAACCCCGACTCTTTCTTTGTCCAAAGTTCCTCTTGGCTCAAGACACAATAGCAGAGCCAGGTATAAAGTATGCTTGCAAACAATGCCCTTCATGGTCCAGTATCCTTCTCCAACCGAATCTTCCCTTTGACCCTCCATAAGAACTGGACATTTCTTAGACTGAAATATGCCAACCTTACTAAGACATCCATTTTTAGACCAATGCCAATCAGTCTGGATCCATTATCAGGCTGTTAGTTGCTAGACCAGATCAATGGTTTCTCTGTCCTGAAGATCCATCTTGAACTTCGTTCCGTAAAAGCTGACCTGACCTTGATCTGAAAAAAGCAATTTGCATATAAATCCTGAGACATAGGATATTTCTCCTACCAGCGTGAACTTGAATAACCATAAGTCTTCCAATAACCATAAGTCTTCCAATTATCCTGCCAATTTCGCCGGTACTCATTTCTCTCATTTGAATTGCCACGTGTGTATGATGTTCTTCCATGAGGACTGCTTCCGTTGCTTTCCTTTGATGCTCTTCTAATTTGCTCGTCAAGATCATATTCCGAACGCTGACAATTCAAaacaatgcatcaaaatgagGCAATGGTTGCTAATCAAAAAATGCAAACAGAATAAGAGAACATGTTCTTGCTTGAGAGCCAACTAGAATTTCTAGATAAAATCTCAAACCTCATTCAACAATGTGCTCTAGCCCTTGTTTAAGGTCGATAGGTTATAAGTTGAATTTTACCTTGGGCACAAAAACTAGTTCACTAGTCAGACAAACAGATAACATTCGATTTCAGTCATGCTCCTAGTAGTTAACAACCTTCACTAAAAGCAGGATGCAGAAAACAGATATGGAATAACACCATCCTGTAATTGAGAAGTCATGTCTGTCCAAGTTATATGGGATCAAGGATGAACAGCTTACTATTTTCTTCACACATATCAAAAGTAATTTATAACAGAGGTTAGGCAGCAAGTTAAACACCTTCCATAGTAGTAATACAGTGGActgaaacagaaaaggaaagaaagaaagaaaacaaatagatTACAATTAGCATATAACATATTCCCTTCTAGTTCAGTCATTaataatgaaaaggaaaaacaaagaaaatgtaGAAAAACTCGAAAGTTTTCAATACTGTTCAATTACCATGAATGGAATGCTTGAATAAGAACCAAGGGACTCGAATAGATAACAAATTATTGGGAAAACAAAACATACCTTGGTactatatttgaaatataacaGGGAAACAGACTGATACTgagaaacaatataaaatacagAATGAAACACAAATTACACTACAGACAGACAAGACAAAATACCATTTAGGATGCTAGATAGGctacaagaaaaaatacagaTCACGTTAAATAACAAACCATTACAAGAAGAAATACTGATTACAATGATAAACAAACCACTACAGGAAAAACAACCAATTACAAGATAGAATCTTTGACCATCTTTATGTTCTGGAGCAAACGAGTCAAGAATTATAATGCAGCAAATGTTTATCACAGTGATGGTGTTGCAGCAATTGTCATGCCCATGTTATAGTTGGTGGTAGAATTGATCATGTCATAATGGTTATCATGGATGGCAGCAACAATGGCGGCGGTAATATTGATGTTTATAATAGAGGGAGCAACATTGATGGTCATGATGATGATAGCGCTTCCATGGTAGAAGAGGTGGTGGGTGGCGGCGGTTATATGTAGAAGAGGTGATGATGGCAATAGCGAACATGATGGAGGTGGTAATGGAAAAATGTTGCCAGCATTGATGGCAATGAGTGGCGGTTGCAACTGTGATAATTGTGACATTGgcaatgattttttagtttttctacaCCAACCAAAATCCAAGTATACATCACACGTGCATTCATACATGCAAATTGTAAACAATCCATTTCCAATTTTGATTAACTGCTGCTAATCAAAGGATGCCTTCATTCATAGTAATCAAGGTGACCAACAATAGTAGCCACACAGACAAGGTTGCTTAAAGATGTAAAAGACTAGCCACACAATTTAAAGGTGAAAAACACCTGATGAGATAGGAATTGATGACAGTACAGGTATCTGAAGAAAGAAAGCTCAAAATCTAGAATACAGCCACATATTAGACCTATTGAAATCAAGTGGATAACAAACCTTAGTGGGGTCAGAGAGTACTGCGTATGCTTCTCCAATCATCTTAAATAGCCTGTCAGCATCTGCGTGAACCTCCTGGACAATTTCTTTCCAGAGCCGCCCATCATCTCCACTTTCACTTCTTGCCAGGAACTGACCAGCCTACAATTGggggaaaaaaatacaagagaaaCCTGTAAGATTTGGAAACAGGATCAGCAGTAATAAATACGCAGGGGTAGAAAGCTAGAGACCTTGTCCGGGTGATGTTTAAGTGCTGCTTTATGGTATGCCTTTTTTATATCAGATGCTGTCTCAGAATCCTTGACTCCCCtaacaaagaaattatatatagttgACAAATTATGAAAGTATAAAATGCTGGCATGCTGCATTTAATTATGACCAGACAATTGCCTTGATTGTTTTAGATACAAATATCACCATGTTAGCCCAGTGATGCGGGAACAGTAACAGATtaaatacaagtaaaaaaagCAGAACCCCTTTTCTTTCCAGTAAAAGAATGATTTGTAACTGGGCAGATTCGAGGTATtttacaattctaaaaaaagaaagagaaaaagtgCACTACACATTCTTAATTAAAGAGCTTTACCAAGTTTCAAATTCTCAATATATACACGCTTATGTATATATTGAGAATTTGAAACTTGGTAAAGCATATGCCATAGGATTAAATTTTATGCTCAGAAAGGCTCAGCTTTAAAAACcttgacaaagaaaataatgattatAGTGCAACAAATCTGGCAACAATACCACTATGACTCTAGAAGCACCACAGATATCTGGTTTAAAGAGACCGATAGCATCTAAACATTACAAACATGATGTTGTTCCAGTGAAAGCATAATGCGTTGAAGGTTCCAAAATGACTtacaaaatacaatataaatccAAATGGATTCCTTTCTTAGCCTCTTCTTCCATTAAGGACAAACGCTGACGAGCTTGCCTTAATGCTTTTGTCCAGCTGGTGGATCTAGCAGGTTTACTGGACTGTCTGACTTTTCCATCGGATTGATTTTCAAGAATAGAAATAAGCCTATGAAGGTCACTAGCCGCCTGTCTATAGTCTCTAATCCTCTCATGCAAAGCAGCTCTTCTGGCAACTGCCTGCACCAGTTGCAATTGAGCAATTAATAGTAGGTCAATCAGGCAACCATGTAAACAgttgttaaaatttgatgtcTATATCTCACATCCCTTTAAGTAAATTAAGCAGAATTCTTCCCTCTTACAGAGCAAACTGGCAGGAAGCGTTTAGGCAAAATATGTCCATGTTCATCAAAGGATG of Populus trichocarpa isolate Nisqually-1 chromosome 16, P.trichocarpa_v4.1, whole genome shotgun sequence contains these proteins:
- the LOC7483968 gene encoding eukaryotic translation initiation factor 3 subunit E, which translates into the protein MATYDLTPRIAPNLDRHLVFPLLEFLQESQLYPDEQILKAKIELLNKTNMVDYAMDIHKSLYRTEEVPQDMIDRRAEVVARLKALEEAAAPLVEFLQNASAMQELRADKQYNLQMLHERYQIGQEQIEALYQYAKFQFECGNYSGAADYLYQYRGLCNNSERSLSALWGKMAAEILMQNWDIALEELNRLKEIIDSKSFSSPLNQVQSRIWLMHWSLFIFFNNDNGRTQIIDLFNQDKYLNAIQTNAPHLLRYLATAFIVNKRRRPQFKDFIKVIQQEQHSYKDPITEFLACVYVNYDFDEAQKKMKECEEVILNDPFLGKRLEDGNFSNVLLRDEFLENARLFIFETYCRIHQRIDIGVLAEKLNLNFEEAERWIVNLIRNSKLDAKIDSESGTVIMEPNHPNVYEQLIDHTKALSGRTSKSVSQILEHAHAQAAR